One window of the Anthonomus grandis grandis unplaced genomic scaffold, icAntGran1.3 ctg00000164.1, whole genome shotgun sequence genome contains the following:
- the LOC126749510 gene encoding uncharacterized protein LOC126749510 produces MSELKEVLYSSEDSNKKILQILPENRETMPESKEVLYSSDDEPFQSSESEYIPDTTSSASETENENSFLQFNKGKNFVKYITSKPSPKLSEFPSTSGLSQTAIGNKSEIYTKNIDGTIATFGKFVNSLPKVEHFCNTRPWTRKNTCPYCDRDVTHFARHLERNHLNEGAVKELCSLGSRNPKRKLLLKAILRQGNFTSNSKINIIRPVRRPKGEHNCEIVPNSENLKDKYIVCQSCLGYFSRNYLKRHRKKCKLRTDQSLTARQHHLSSAQMFAMCTGPNSNFYESLRLKNEVFPIMRSDDISKAAMGDVLICSYAESLLRKHRRPQIKNVISNKMRELGRLLLTLREASGCQILLDTLKPEMFDHFVAATKIISGYNEETRSFKASSLALHMGTTLKQICDMATKLLIKKTKLLPYEDSEKCLKEIKRLKKIFENHWSSEISSLALKNLNENKYEKPKLMPLTTDIMKFNNYVSRQA; encoded by the exons ATGTCTGAATTAAAAGAAGTCTTAT ACTCATCAGAAGAttctaataagaaaatattacaaattttaccaGAAAATCGAGAAACTATGCCTGAATCAAAAGAAGTCTTAT actcATCAGATGATGAACCATTTCAATCATCTGAATCTGAGTACATACCGGACACTACGAGTAGTGCCTCGGAAACGGAAAATGAAAATTCGTTTTTACAGTTTAACAAGGGCAAAAATTTCGTAAAATATATAACTTCCAAACCGAGTCCCAAACTAAGTGAATTCCCTTCCACTTCAGGATTAAGCCAAACTGCAATAG GTAACAAATctgaaatatatacaaaaaatatagatgGAACTATTGCAACATTTGGCAAATTTGTAAATTCTTTACCTAAAGTGGAACATTTTTGTAACACTAGACCGTGGACACGAAAAAATACATGTCCATATTGCGATCGAGACGTAACTCACTTTGCTCGACATTTAGAACGAAATCACTTAAATGAGGGTGCGGTTAAAGAATTATGTTCATTAGGTTCTAGAAATCCTAAACGCAAGCTACTGTTAAAAGCCATTCTAAGACAAGGAAATTTTACTTctaattccaaaataaatataattcgaCCAGTAAGAAGGCCAAAAGGAGAACATAATTGTGAAATTGTTCCAAATTCCGAAAACCTTAAAGATAAATACATTGTATGTCAAAGCTGTTTGGGATATTTTAGTCGGAATTATCTGAAGCGACACAGAAAAAAGTGCAAATTGAGAACCGATCAATCTTTAACAGCACGACAACATCACTTGTCATCAGCACAAATGTTTGCAATGTGTACGGGTCCTAACAGTAATTTCTATGAATCCCTAAGATTAAAAAATGAGGTTTTTCCGATAATGAGAAGTGATGATATTTCTAAAGCGGCAATGGGAGACGTGCTCATATGCAGCTATGCCGAAAGCCTTTTAAGAAAACATAGAAGGcctcaaataaaaaatgtaatatcgAACAAAATGCGAGAATTGGGCCGTCTTTTATTAACACTGAGAGAAGCAAGTGGATGTCAAATCCTTCTTGACACATTAAAGCCAGAAATGTTTGACCACTTTGTTGcagcaacaaaaataataagtgGTTATAATGAAGAAACACGAAGCTTTAAGGCAAGCAGCTTAGCGCTGCATATGGGCACAACTCTAAAACAAATTTGCGATATGGCCACCAAACTTCTCATTAAAAAGACCAAATTACTACCGTATGAAGATTCGgaaaaatgcctaaaagaaattaaacgtttaaaaaaaatattcgaaaaccATTGGAGTTCAGAGATATCTAGTTTAgcattaaaaaacctaaatgaaaataaatatgaaaaaccaAAGTTAATGCCACTTACCACTGATATTATGAAATTCAACAACTACGTATCAAGGCAAGCCTGA